CTGCTATGGCCCGGCCATGGCGTTTCTGTGTTAAACCACGCCCGGCAAGGGCCTGGCCTTGCCTAGCATTTTTACGCAACCGAAGGTACTTTATGACGCGACGAAACTTCTTTGATAAAATTTTCTCCGCTCTGTTTGGGGGAACCGGCCTGGCTTTTGCCGGGTCAGCGCTCGCTTTTCTCTATCCCAATAAAAACTTCATCAGCGGCACCCGCCAATTTTCAGACGTGAACGGCAAGCCCATTCTCGATCGCGATATTGCGGAGGGCCAATTTGTCAGCGGTTTGGCGCTCGGCTCCCCGGCAATCGTTTCCCGCCAAAACGGCGAGTTGATGGCATTCTCGGCTGTGTGCACACATCTCGGTTGCATCGTCTCCTATCAGCCGCAGGATGAAATTTTGCGCTGTCCGTGCCACGGCGGGGAATACGATATTGACGGCAGTGTGATCGACGGCCCGCCGCCCAAGCCCCTGCCGCAGTTGAATGTAAAAATCGAGGATGGCAAGATCATGCTGGCGTGACGAAACGAAACAGAACAGATTCAACTCTTCACATTAATGCTGCCGAGATGATTCAAAAAACACGTTTCAACGGGAAATTCTAAATGGCCCTAAAATCCTGGCTTGCTGAACGGCTTCCCCTCGATTTTCTCCGCCGCTTTACCCACGAACAACTCTCCGAACCGCAACCACGCCACGTCAACTGGCTGCACACTCTGGGCTTCACCGCGCTGCTGCTTTTTGCTGTGCAACTCGGCACCGGCATGTTGTTGCTGTTTTATTACAAACCCGGCGCTGCCACGGCCTACAGCAGCGTGCAGTTTATCACCGAAAAAGTGACGCTCGGCTGGTTCATCCGGCAATTGCATGTGTGGGGCGCAACCTTCATCGTGAGCGCAGTGTTTCTGCACATTCTGCGCGTGTTTTTTTCAGGTGCATATAAAAAACCCCGTGAGCTAACCTGGATGGTGGGCGTCGGGCTCTTTCTGGTGACCATGCTGTTCTCACTCACCGGCTATTTGCTGCCGTGGGATCAAGTGGCTTATTGGGGCACGGTGGTGGCGACGGATAGCACGAAAGAAGTGCCGCTCCTCGGCAATTTTATTTTACGCCTGGTGCGCGGCGGTGAGACGGTAAGCGATCTCACGCTGACGCGTTTCTTTGCGTTGCACGTCTCGCTGCTGCCGCTGGCCTTGCTGGCTTT
The genomic region above belongs to Cytophagia bacterium CHB2 and contains:
- a CDS encoding cytochrome bc complex cytochrome b subunit; this encodes MALKSWLAERLPLDFLRRFTHEQLSEPQPRHVNWLHTLGFTALLLFAVQLGTGMLLLFYYKPGAATAYSSVQFITEKVTLGWFIRQLHVWGATFIVSAVFLHILRVFFSGAYKKPRELTWMVGVGLFLVTMLFSLTGYLLPWDQVAYWGTVVATDSTKEVPLLGNFILRLVRGGETVSDLTLTRFFALHVSLLPLALLALLGLHLILIRYHRIAPLTRTDQPQPDDEQLRAAGARPYYPDHFKKEALVAYSVLALLVIVAFTVKPHLGQAANPLVTPEGIKPEWYFLPVYQSLKYVPGWLGVLGNGAFVFFLLVLPLLDRNPERHPKRRKFATWAGIAIIAGAIFLGVLGHLSDTTREIFGKKIYFDIKGVPKVLGESDASE
- a CDS encoding ubiquinol-cytochrome c reductase iron-sulfur subunit, with product MARPWRFCVKPRPARAWPCLAFLRNRRYFMTRRNFFDKIFSALFGGTGLAFAGSALAFLYPNKNFISGTRQFSDVNGKPILDRDIAEGQFVSGLALGSPAIVSRQNGELMAFSAVCTHLGCIVSYQPQDEILRCPCHGGEYDIDGSVIDGPPPKPLPQLNVKIEDGKIMLA